In one Magallana gigas chromosome 7, xbMagGiga1.1, whole genome shotgun sequence genomic region, the following are encoded:
- the LOC105329462 gene encoding activating signal cointegrator 1 complex subunit 2: MPVPLDELRVKEEVNGVVRSIQALDPSRVEDIQFLSYVPPPADAAQLEEWGDRIRFIAMDLHRLLRLSHDKFWCQAIFDESLHSLIDTYLKNAPRSSEAVYGLPEDFQDQHDEVHRMIFMTCLRLATHKEDKDSFITPAVFGEIIYENFIFDIPKLFDICVLFGPSNEALLSKMINNIFTQQPKYYEDLSCAIPTIYQAFEDMKKKCGMPCSSDKSNSPQKLHDGKEDQTMETLSVLDLQDLILYIADIGVTLSSFVECHPAASQILHQTNFIQHLSELYDIVPALLSEVKKRDLEDYRLKQYSRQKVAQAKKSLMKTVHLIIYNCYLEPILENRNCPDDHVDGFIETLSAVLNERRFLADFESCYPFQNYMDILTQSSFDIDETRIHYIQDAFSSAFATFGKRREPTGATTRGGRTSPDGSPGPIEDDPQGTSNTPIYSSTDKNNEDLMGACAPVKTGVELDSMIAAVKDLLPDLGDGFIELCLEEAEYDVEKVINFVLEDKLPLSLQNVDRNLPREVGPQPEESAISHRASVFDHDEFDVFSKDKVDMSLVYKGKREKTDNVDLNAKDLVDVKSMLSKKYGYEKVYVEDSGDGDELYDDEYDDTYDTINVGADDADSADELSQIRPFTVPRVLKQRPEVEDNESEESSEESDKEAMRDNFVPNPALIRQRAEERAQWKHQRAQGQKSQSGGQPQNAKQDKKYDVKGGAKGKGQTGEVLKNRAWKEKHKSSRANHNRKYFSDKKRMA; this comes from the coding sequence ATGCCTGTGCCTTTGGATGAACTTCGAGTAAAAGAAGAAGTTAATGGAGTAGTCAGGAGTATTCAAGCATTGGATCCAAGTCGTGTTGAGGATATACAGTTTTTGTCATATGTCCCTCCACCAGCTGATGCTGCACAATTGGAGGAATGGGGTGACAGAATTCGCTTCATTGCTATGGATCTCCATAGGCTTCTACGGTTGAGTCATGATAAGTTCTGGTGTCAGGCTATATTTGATGAAAGCTTACATAGTCTGATTGACACCTACTTGAAAAACGCACCAAGATCCAGTGAGGCAGTGTATGGGTTACCCGAAGATTTCCAAGACCAGCATGATGAAGTCCACCGAATGATCTTCATGACCTGTCTACGTCTTGCTACACACAAAGAAGATAAAGACAGTTTCATAACACCAGCAGTTTTCGGAGAGATTATATACGAGAACTTCATCTTTGACATTCCGAAGTTGTTTGACATATGCGTCCTTTTTGGACCAAGCAACGAAGCACTGCTCAGTAAAATGATTAATAACATCTTTACTCAGCAACCAAAGTACTACGAAGATCTGTCGTGTGCGATTCCAACTATTTACCAGGCATTTGAAGATATGAAGAAGAAATGTGGGATGCCATGTTCATCAGACAAAAGCAATTCGCCTCAGAAGTTACATGATGGAAAAGAAGATCAAACTATGGAAACATTAAGTGTCCTGGATTTAcaagatttaattttgtatatagcAGACATTGGTGTGACACTTTCAAGCTTTGTGGAATGCCATCCTGCAGCATCCCAGATTCTACATCAAACTAATTTCATTCAACATCTGTCAGAGTTGTATGATATAGTACCTGCTTTGCTCTCTGAAGTGAAGAAAAGAGATTTAGAGGACTACAGATTGAAACAATATTCAAGGCAAAAAGTTGCACAAGCTAAAAAATCCTTGATGAAAACAGTTCACTTGATTATTTACAACTGCTATTTGGAGCCTATACTGGAAAACAGAAATTGTCCCGATGATCATGTAGATGGATTCATTGAGACTTTGTCAGCAGTGCTAAATGAACGTCGGTTCCTGGCAGACTTCGAGAGTTGTTAtccttttcaaaattatatggATATCTTAACTCAGTCTTCTTTTGACATTGATGAAACAAGGATCCATTACATTCAGGATGCATTTAGTTCCGCCTTTGCCACTTTTGGAAAGAGAAGAGAACCTACTGGTGCCACCACCAGAGGTGGCAGAACTTCTCCGGATGGATCTCCAGGACCGATAGAAGATGATCCACAGGGAACTAGCAACACACCTATCTACTCATCGACagataaaaataatgaagaCTTGATGGGAGCTTGTGCACCAGTGAAAACAGGTGTGGAGTTAGACTCTATGATTGCAGCAGTAAAAGACTTGTTACCTGATTTAGGAGATGGCTTTATTGAGTTGTGCCTGGAGGAAGCAGAGTATGATGTTGAAAAAGTAATCAACTTTGTTTTGGAAGATAAATTACCATTGTCTCTACAAAACGTGGACAGAAATCTGCCGAGAGAAGTAGGACCACAGCCTGAGGAGTCTGCTATTTCACACAGAGCCAGTGTCTTTGACCATGATGAATTTGATGTGTTCAGCAAAGACAAAGTTGACATGTCATTGGTTTACAAAGGGAAAAGGGAAAAGACTGATAATGTGGACTTAAACGCAAAAGACTTGGTAGATGTTAAGtctatgctctcaaaaaagtaTGGATATGAAAAGGTTTATGTTGAGGACAGTGGAGACGGTGATGAATTGTATGATGATGAATATGATGATACTTACGACACAATCAACGTTGGTGCAGATGACGCTGATTCTGCTGATGAACTGTCACAGATAAGACCCTTTACCGTGCCCAGAGTTTTAAAGCAACGGCCAGAGGTTGAGGATAATGAGAGTGAGGAGAGTTCTGAGGAATCTGACAAAGAAGCAATGAGGGATAACTTTGTACCAAACCCAGCTTTGATTCGCCAAAGAGCAGAGGAGCGTGCCCAGTGGAAACATCAAAGAGCACAGGGACAAAAGTCACAGAGTGGTGGTCAACCTCAAAATGCTAAGCAAGATAAAAAGTATGACGTGAAAGGTGGAGCGAAAGGGAAAGGCCAGACAGGAGAGGTTTTGAAAAACAGAGCGTGGAAAGAAAAACACAAATCCAGTCGGGCTAATCATAATCGTAAATACTTTTCTGACAAGAAAAGAATGGCTTAA